The Thermobispora bispora DSM 43833 genome window below encodes:
- the glmS gene encoding glutamine--fructose-6-phosphate transaminase (isomerizing), whose translation MCGIVAYVGRKDAAPILLEGLQRLEYRGYDSAGLAVVSNKRLKTRKVKGRVADLAAAVPARFKGTTGIGHTRWATHGAPSDVNAHPHLDAGERIAVVHNGIIENADDLRRRLEADGVAFVSETDTEVLAHLIGRAVKETETLAEAVRRALKGVVGTYGIAVLDAERPGEIVVARNGSPIVLGIGEKEMFAASDVAALIRYTRQVVHLEDGELAVIKADGFSTFTSDATETAKEPLTVDWDAGHYDTGGYEHYLLKEICEQPDTVARALRGRIDDRFHIAHLGGLNMDARELRSFRRVKIIGCGSAYYSGQMGAQLIEELARIPADAEPASEFRYRNPVVEGDTLYVAVSQSGETYDTLAAVQELKRKGARVLGIVNTVGSAIARECDGGVYLHAGPEVSVASTKAFTSTAVVFALLALHLGRVRDLSPAEGKRICDGLRRLPEQIKEILTLEEQIRELAIKYSDAPGMMFVGRVRGFPVAREGAQKLKEVSYIHAEAYPASELKHGPLALISPELPTVAIVPDDELLDKNLTTLEEIRARNGRIVMVGHRATDAADDCIVVPKNENELDPILLTIPLQLFAYHAAVALGRDVDKPRNLAKSVTVE comes from the coding sequence ATGTGCGGAATCGTCGCCTACGTCGGGCGGAAGGACGCGGCACCCATCCTGCTCGAAGGCCTCCAGCGGCTGGAGTACCGCGGGTATGACTCGGCGGGTCTCGCCGTGGTCAGCAACAAGCGGCTGAAGACCCGCAAGGTGAAGGGCAGGGTGGCCGACCTGGCGGCGGCCGTGCCCGCCCGGTTCAAGGGGACGACCGGCATCGGGCACACCCGCTGGGCGACCCATGGTGCGCCGAGCGACGTGAACGCACACCCGCACCTGGACGCCGGGGAGCGGATCGCGGTGGTGCACAACGGCATCATCGAGAACGCCGACGACCTGCGCCGCCGCCTCGAGGCCGACGGCGTGGCCTTCGTCAGCGAGACCGACACCGAGGTGCTCGCCCACCTCATCGGCCGGGCGGTCAAGGAGACGGAGACCCTCGCCGAGGCGGTCCGGCGGGCCCTCAAGGGCGTGGTCGGCACGTACGGCATCGCCGTCCTCGACGCCGAGCGGCCCGGTGAGATCGTGGTCGCCCGCAACGGCAGCCCGATCGTGCTCGGCATCGGCGAGAAGGAGATGTTCGCCGCCTCCGACGTCGCCGCGCTCATCCGCTACACGCGGCAGGTCGTGCACCTGGAGGACGGCGAGCTCGCCGTGATCAAGGCCGACGGGTTCAGCACGTTCACCAGCGACGCCACGGAGACGGCCAAGGAGCCGCTCACCGTGGACTGGGACGCGGGCCACTACGACACCGGCGGTTACGAGCACTACCTGCTCAAGGAGATCTGCGAGCAGCCGGACACGGTCGCCCGGGCGCTGCGCGGCCGCATCGACGACCGGTTCCACATCGCCCACCTCGGCGGGCTCAACATGGACGCGCGGGAGCTGCGCTCGTTCCGCCGCGTCAAGATCATCGGCTGCGGGTCGGCGTACTACTCCGGGCAGATGGGCGCGCAGCTCATCGAGGAGCTCGCCCGGATCCCCGCGGACGCGGAGCCGGCCTCGGAGTTCCGGTACCGCAACCCGGTCGTGGAGGGCGACACCCTCTACGTGGCGGTCAGCCAGTCGGGCGAGACCTATGACACCCTCGCCGCGGTCCAGGAGCTCAAGCGCAAGGGGGCCCGGGTGCTCGGCATCGTGAACACGGTGGGCAGCGCCATCGCCCGGGAGTGCGACGGTGGCGTGTACCTCCACGCCGGCCCCGAGGTGTCGGTCGCCTCGACCAAGGCCTTCACCTCGACCGCGGTCGTGTTCGCGCTCCTCGCCCTCCACCTCGGCCGGGTCCGCGACCTGTCGCCGGCCGAGGGCAAGCGGATCTGCGACGGGCTGCGCCGGCTCCCCGAGCAGATCAAGGAGATCCTCACGCTCGAGGAGCAGATCCGGGAGCTCGCGATCAAGTACTCCGACGCCCCGGGGATGATGTTCGTCGGCAGGGTGCGCGGCTTCCCGGTGGCGCGCGAGGGCGCGCAGAAGCTCAAGGAGGTCTCCTACATCCACGCCGAGGCCTACCCGGCGAGCGAGCTCAAGCACGGCCCGCTCGCGCTGATCAGCCCCGAGCTGCCGACCGTCGCGATCGTCCCGGACGACGAGCTGCTCGACAAGAACCTCACCACCCTCGAGGAGATCCGGGCGCGCAACGGGCGCATCGTGATGGTCGGCCACCGGGCCACGGACGCGGCCGACGACTGCATCGTGGTGCCGAAGAACGAGAACGAGCTCGACCCGATCCTGCTCACCATCCCGCTGCAGCTCTTCGCCTACCACGCCGCCGTGGCCCTCGGCCGCGACGTGGACAAGCCGCGCAACCTCGCCAAGAGCGTCACCGTGGAGTGA